The DNA region GGGAAGCCGTGGCCGCTCCGGCCTCGTACAGTAGCCAGCTCGTCACGGATGCCCACTCATTGATGAACTTGGTGGCCGCCTCTCCCTCGAGGTTCAACGGAACCGAGTACGTCTTCGCTACGAACTCTTTCCACTTGGGATCGTTCACGGCCTGTCTTACCGCACCACGGAGCTTGTCGATGATCTCGGGTGGAGTACCTTTCTTCACCACGATCGCGTAGAAGGTGCCCCAAGGCAGAACCTGTCGAAGCTCGGGCACCTCTTGCCCGAGGGCGGGCACATCCGGAGTGAAAGAAGTGCGCTCGTTCGTGAAGGTCGCGAGTATTCTCAGGTTGCCCGCGCGAACATGGTCTATCACTTCAGGCAGGCTCTGGAACGTGACGCTCACGTGTCTGCCGAGGGCCGCGGTCACTGCGGGACCACCGCCCGCGAACGGCACCATCGTGAGCTGTACACCCGCGTACTTCTGTAGCATAAGAGATGCTATGTGTGCGCTTGCTCCAGGACCGGAAGACGCGCCGGTGATCACGCCTGGATGGGCCTTGGCGTCGTCCAGTAGCTCCTTGACGGTCTTCCATGGGGCGTCCCTGTGGACCGTTATCGTCGGCACGCCCCGCGTGAGGATCATTATGGGTTCAAACTGCTCGAAGCTAAGATCGGCAAGCCCCATGACCTGCATGACGCCGGCAGGCGTCTCGGCCGAGAAGAGGATCGTGTAACCGTCAGCCTTCTTCTTGTTCACGTAGTCGGTGCCGATGGCACCGGAAGCCCCGGGCATGTTCGTCATGACAAGAGGCTGTCCTAGACTTCTCTCGAGAAGGGGCTGGATCGCCCGAGCGGTTGTGTCGGTCATCCCACCAGGAGACCACGGGATGATGACCTCGATGGGCCTCTCCGGGTAACTCGCGGCATATGCTCCGCCGACCAGGCTCATCGCCGCAAGACAGACCGCGGTCAACGTCAGCGCGAGGAACTTCCTTCCTCCCCCAGTTTTCATTCTTCAGACCTCCTTTGCGAGCGATGTCTTTAGGCTTCATAGCTCCTGACTCTTCTCATGTCCTTGCCGGTGATGCCATCGACGCTGTGCTCTCAGCGCTCTGTTCCATCCCCCCTTCCCTGGCTCGGGTATAGGATCTAAGTATGGCTTGGCCATCTCCAGCCGAGTAACTTGCGCCGCGCCTCGTCTTTCGCTATCATGACCGCCGGCCCCGGGTCCGCGTCGGGCATTACTTGGACTGTGTGTTCATTCAAGGCCACTCTTCACACTGGCTGTGCTCGAGTGAATACGCCTCATGCACCGACTGAAGAGATGTCTCACCGTGCTGCTTTGCGCCGCAACCTGCAGTACGAGCACGACGAAGATCAGGACGGCAATTGGCCGTGTGAGGAAGGTGCCCAGGACATCCCCTCTGCTCATTATGATGCTGCGCCTGAGCTCGCTGTCAGCCATGCCGCCAAGCACAATGCCTATGACGACAGGACCCACGGGAAACTCGAGACTGCGCATGACGTAGCCGAGCACTCCGCAAGCCACCATTATGAGGATGTCGAACATCGAGTTCTGCAAAGCGAACGAACCGACCACACACAGCATCATCACGATGGGCATGAGTATCTCTTTCCGGATTGAGAGGATCAGCGGTGCGTACCTGGCTATGATGAGACCGATCAGCAGGAAGGCGACGTTCGCCACCAATGAGAGCGCCACGATCAGCCAGAACATATCCGCGCTGTACTGCATGAGCAGCGGTCCGGGACGCATGCCGTGGACCATGAACGCACCGATCATGACGGCCGTGACCGCATCCCCTGGGATGCCGAGGGTCAGCATGGGAATCAGGGCACCGCCTATACAGGCGTTG from Bacillota bacterium includes:
- a CDS encoding tripartite tricarboxylate transporter substrate binding protein encodes the protein MKTGGGRKFLALTLTAVCLAAMSLVGGAYAASYPERPIEVIIPWSPGGMTDTTARAIQPLLERSLGQPLVMTNMPGASGAIGTDYVNKKKADGYTILFSAETPAGVMQVMGLADLSFEQFEPIMILTRGVPTITVHRDAPWKTVKELLDDAKAHPGVITGASSGPGASAHIASLMLQKYAGVQLTMVPFAGGGPAVTAALGRHVSVTFQSLPEVIDHVRAGNLRILATFTNERTSFTPDVPALGQEVPELRQVLPWGTFYAIVVKKGTPPEIIDKLRGAVRQAVNDPKWKEFVAKTYSVPLNLEGEAATKFINEWASVTSWLLYEAGAATASPEKFGIPKP